One genomic window of Pempheris klunzingeri isolate RE-2024b chromosome 12, fPemKlu1.hap1, whole genome shotgun sequence includes the following:
- the peli1b gene encoding E3 ubiquitin-protein ligase pellino homolog 1b — translation MYSPEQENISTTASTKVPVKYGELIVLGYNGSLPNGDRGRRKSRFALCKRPKANGVKPSTVHVACSPQAAKAISNKDQHSISYTLSRAQTVVVEYTHDSNTDMFQIGRSTESPIDFVVTDTVAGSQSNADTQSVQSTISRFACRIKCQRTPPYTARIYAAGFDSSKNIFLGEKAAKWKTSDGQMDGLTTNGVLVMHPRNGFTQDSKPGVWREISVCGNVFTLRETRSAQQRGKMVETESQELVDGSLIDLCGATLLWRTAEGLARTPTLKHLEALRQEINAARPQCPVGFNTLAFPSMRRKDTPDEKQPWVYLQCGHVHGYHNWGNHREEREGREGRQRECPMCRAKGPYVPLWLGCEAGFYVDAAPPTHAFNPCGHVCSEKTAAFWSQIPLPHGTHTFHAACPFCAQQLTGEQGYVRLIFQGPLD, via the exons ATGTACTCCCCGGAGCAGGAAAACATCTCCACCACCGCCTCCACCAAAGTGCCAGTGAAGTATGGAGAGCTCATTGTGCTGGG gtaCAATGGCTCTCTGCCCAATGGCGACCGAGGCCGACGTAAAAGCCGTTTTGCACTTTGTAAGAGACCGAAGGCAAACGGGGTGAAACCCAGCACAGTTCACGTCGCCTGCTCTCCACAGGCAGCCaag GCCATAAGCAACAAAGACCAGCACAGCATCTCTTACACTCTTTCTCGAGCCCAGACGGTGGTGGTGGAGTACACCCATGACAGCAATACAGACATGTTCCAG ATTGGTCGATCGACAGAGAGTCCCATAGACTTTGTAGTGACAGACACGGTAGCGGGAAGCCAGAGCAATGCAGACACCCAGTCGGTCCAGAGCACCATCTCCCGCTTCGCCTGCCGCATCAAGTGCCAGCGCACGCCGCCTTACACCGCACGCATCTACGCCGCAGGCTTCGACTCGTCCAAGAACATCTTCCTTGGG GAGAAAGCTGCCAAGTGGAAGACCTCCGATGGTCAAATGGATGGGTTGACCACCAATGGCGTGCTGGTGATGCACCCTCGAAATGGCTTCACCCAGGACTCAAAACCAGGTGTCTGGAGGGAGATCTCAGTCTGCGGCAACGTCTTCACCCTGCGGGAGACCCGCTCAGCACAGCAGCGGGGAAAGATG GTGGAGACTGAGAGTCAGGAGCTGGTCGACGGCTCTCTCATCGACCTTTGTGGCGCAACCTTGCTGTGGCGCACTGCTGAAGGCCTGGCGCGAACTCCCACGCTCAAGCACCTGGAGGCGCTGCGACAGGAGATCAACGCAGCCCGTCCTCAGTGTCCCGTGGGCTTCAACACGCTGGCCTTTCCCTCCATGCGGCGCAAGGACACGCCGGACGAGAAGCAACCCTGGGTCTACCTCCAGTGTGGCCACGTGCACGGCTACCACAACTGGGGCAACCACCGCGAGGAGCGGGAGGGCCGGGAGGGCCGGCAGAGGGAGTGTCCCATGTGCAGGGCTAAAGGGCCGTACGTGCCGCTGTGGTTGGGCTGTGAGGCGGGGTTTTATGTAGACGCCGCCCCACCCACCCACGCCTTTAACCCCTGTGGCCATGTTTGTTCGGAAAAGACGGCAGCCTTCTGGAGCCAGATCCCGCTGCCGCACGGCACACACACCTTCCACGCCGCCTGTCCCTTCTGCGCCCAGCAGCTGACAGGTGAGCAGGGCTACGTCAGACTCATCTTCCAGGGACCCCTCGACTAG